One window of the Cryptomeria japonica chromosome 7, Sugi_1.0, whole genome shotgun sequence genome contains the following:
- the LOC131036426 gene encoding putative UPF0481 protein At3g02645, with amino-acid sequence MNIGSYHQRQKDRQIYAIDNYKLEAVQRTTERIRIRHENDNYTIYQLIAEVRKIDEKIRNCYEDSANEYSEEALSWMFTMDACFILEFFRTSVAEPPKEEDNTKVAEEEEHAKEQERFSLLFEYNGRQNIFRYEIMRDIIKLENQIPLFVLRKILELHHKNEDDAVSEFVELLLHLQEFTGFPFSLSSSDDKMKKETIDPKIRSSLQKHIKEASHLLDFSRRVIKDILTDSTSPRTATDNLKSPSSNSSDGESTPSARKLHEAGIIFKPGTAGEVKFEGRHFRSSTFCIPEITIDDDTEIFLRNLIALEECQGSRMSPEPTIISNYIHLMDDLIDTSEDVGVLKKGKVIKSLVGSDEEIATTINDLCKGITDNPYPHTRK; translated from the coding sequence ATGAATATTGGGTCTTACCACCAACGTCAGAAGGATCGGCAAATTTATGCAATTGATAACTATAAGCTGGAAGCTGTGCAGAGAACAACGGAAAGAATTagaattagacatgaaaatgataaCTATAccatttatcaattaattgcagaaGTTCGAAAAATAGATGAAAAGATTAGAAATTGCTATGAAGATTCAGCAAATGAATACAGTGAAGAGGCCCTGTCGTGGATGTTCACAATGGACGCATGCTTTATTTTGGAATTCTTTCGTACTTCAGTTGCCGAACCGCCCAAGGAGGAAGACAATACAAAAGTAGCCGAGGAGGAAGAGCATGCAAAAGAGCAAGAGCGTTTCAGCCTGTTATTTGAGTACAATGGTCGTCAAAACATATTTAGGTATGAGATAATGAGAGACATTATCAAGTTGGAAAACCAGATTCCACTCTTTGTTCTCAGAAAAATACTTGAATTACACCATAAAAATGAGGACGATGCAGTGTCAGAATTCGTTGAATTACTATTACACTTGCAGGAGTTTACAGGTTTTCCCTTTTCTTTGTCATCATCGGATGACAAAATGAAGAAAGAAACCATAGATCCTAAAATTAGGTCAAGTTTGCAAAAACATATCAAGGAGGCCTCTCATCTTTTGGATTTCTCTAGAAGGGTGATTAAAGATATATTAACAGATTCTACTTCTCCAAGAACTGCTACTGATAATTTGAAGTCCCCATCAAGCAACTCAAGCGATGGTGAGTCTACCCCTTCAGCTAGAAAGTTGCATGAGGCTGGTATCATATTTAAGCCCGGCACTGCAGGAGAAGTCAAGTTTGAAGGCAGACATTTTCGAAGCAGCACATTTTGTATCCCTGAAATCACTATTGATGATGACACCGAAATATTTCTGAGGAACTTAATTGCATTGGAAGAGTGTCAAGGCAGCAGAATGTCTCCAGAGCCCACAataatttcaaattatattcatttaatGGACGACTTAATTGACACCTCTGAAGATGTTGGCGTTCTTAAGAAAGGGAAAGTCATCAAAAGCCTGGTGGGTAGTGACGAAGAAATAGCTACTACGATTAATGATCTCTGCAAGGGAATTACTGACAATCCATATCCCCATACGAGGAAGTAG